In Candidatus Ozemobacteraceae bacterium, the genomic stretch AAAGAATGCCGTCGAGCCTGGAAAGCCCCTTTTCGATGCCGCGCGAGCAGTTCGCGCAGCTCATTCCCCCGATGAGCAGGAAGAGATCTGCCGGGGTGCGCCTCGTGGCGCCGGGCTGGTCAGAAGGCATCGCCCCGGGTATCGGATGCAGGGGCCGGCGGGTTGGTCTTCAGATGCTCGATGGTCTTTTTCACGGTCTCGAGGGTTTCGCCCTCACCCATGCCGTGCAGTCTGCCGTCGGGATCGACGGGCCAGGCGCCCTGGACGAAGTTATTCACCTGGAAGCGCCCGGGGGCTCCGGGCACCAGGAACACCAGCACCTGCCGGCGGGGCTTGAACACGACCTCATCCTCGAATCCGCCGCCGATCGTGTCGACGAGAATCTCGTCGCCGGGTTTCGCCTCGCCCTTCAGGGTTTCATGGACCGTGAGAACGTTCTCGACCTGCGCAAAGCCCTTTTCATCCGTGCCCGTTTCGGTGCTTTTCTTGAGGCTGACAACCGCGATGAGTTCCGAGCCGGCGATCAATTGATCGTTGGGGATGGTCTGAATCATGGCAAACGCGCCTCCGATCACGAGCAACATACCGAGCACAAGAGGAATCGTTCGTGCGCACCAGGAGTGTTTCATGACACTTCTCCTTTTCCCGGGGATGGGCTCTGGCGGTCGGCTGCACGCCGTCTTCCCCGCATAAACGCAAAACATCCGCATGCAGATTGCCAAAGCGACACGTTTCATTTAACCATGATGATAGCCAAAACACAAACCACCTCCACGGACATCCACGTGAAAATTCTGCAACTGGTGAACGCTCTCACCTGGGGCGGCGCGCAGATCCTGGTCTCGGACCTGGCGCGTGCAGCCAGGCGGGCCGGCCACGCCACGGTCATCGCCGCCTTCCGCGACGGGCCTCTCAGTGCCCCGCTGCGCCGGGAAGGCTTCGACGTCAGGATCCTGGGCGAGGAACTGTTCGACATCGCCGCGGCCTGGCGGCTTCTCGCGCTCTGCCGGGAGTTCCGCCCCGACGTGATCCACTCCCATTTGTCGCGGGCGACCTTCTGGGCCCGGGTTCTTCGGAACCGACTGACGGAAACCAGGCTGGTGACGACGATCCACGGCTTCGAATCGGGCAGGTTCCACTCCGTCGAAAAGCGCATGGCGAGCCTGTCCGACCACATTCTCTTCCCGAGCGGGTTTCTTGCCGACTGGTATGAGAAAAGCATCCACAAACTGCCGCCCGGCCGCGCATCCGTCATCTACCCAGGGGTGGAAACCTCGACGACGCCCCGAGCGGTGCGAACGTCGCCGGGGCGCCCCATCAGGATCGGAACGCTTTCCCGCCTTCATCGAGTCAAGGGTGTCGACATCCTGCTCGAGGCGTGCGCCGGACTGTGCTCCAGGTATCCCCTGCGGATCGTGATCGGCGGCGACGGGAAGGAGCGGGGCAATCTCGGGACACTCGCCGCGCGTCTCGGCATCGACGCCTGCGTGGAATGGACCGGCCCGGTTTCCTCCCCGAAGGAGTTTCTCGACACCCTCGACATCTTCGTCGCACCCTCGCGCGAGGAGGCCTTCGGCATCACGATTTGCGAAGCCATGGATCGCAACCTTCCGGTCGTCGCCAGCAGGGTCGGCGGAATCCCCGAAATCGTCCGTGACGGCGTCGACGGTCTTCTGGTGCCGCCGGAGGACAGGAATGCCCTCGCACGGGCCATCGAGCGGCTTCTGCAGGACGAGCCGAGCCGGCTCGCGATGGGCATCTCCGGCAACCGCCGCGTCAATGCGGAGTTCCGCCGAAAATCATGCCTCGACACGCACATGATATTATATCATAACATATTGCATCACTGGCCCGGCGATCGGGCCGCCGTCCATCTTGCCGTTTCGTCATGCGAACTCGGCGGCGGCGAGCGGTTGGCTCTTTCGCTCGCGCAGGCGCTCCGGCGTCGCGGATTCCGCATCACGGCCACCTGCGCCGGCGATCCGCTCGCGGCCAAGCTCAGAGAGTCGGGCATCGCGACGTCCGTCGCTCCGATGACGGCCGGCGGCTTGTTCTTCGGCGTCCGCCTGGCCCGGGACCTCCTGATTCACCGTCCCGATCTCGTCAGCGCCCACCTGAACCGGGCGGCCCTGGCCTCGGGCCTGCTGCGTCTCATCGGCGGGCCGAGCGTGATCTCCCACGTTCACGGCCTGAACCGGGAGATCTACTACCGGTTTTCCGACCATCTCGTCGCCGTTTCGGAATCCGTCGGCGAGCATCTCCGAAGCCAGGGCATTCCGCCTGAGCGAATTTCCGTCATCCCGAACCGCATTCCCGGAAAGCCGATGCATCGAACCGCTCCCCCGGCCCCGCCCTGGGTCGTCGGCATTCCCGCGAAACTCCACGCGAACAAGGGACACCGCTGGGCGTTCAATGCTATAGCAAGTAATATTCATAATCTGCCGGATCTGCGAATCGAGATTTTCGGCGACGGCCCGGAGCGCGCGGCCCTCCAATCCTTCGTCACATCAGGCCCGCTGAAGGGGATCACGACGTTTCACGGATTTGAGCCCGACATGGACGCCTGGTATCCGAAACTCCACCTGGTCATGCTTCCGTCCCTCGGCGAAGGCATCCCGCTGAGCCTGATCGAGCCGATGCGGTGGGGCCTCCCCTGCATCGCGACGAATGTCGGCGGCATTCCCGAAGTGGTCGAGGACGGCGCGAACGGCGTACTCGTGAAACCCGGCGACGAAGCGGGGCTGATCGACGGCCTGAACAGGCTTCTTTCCGGACCGGCATACGAGTCATTCCGCGCCGCCGCACGCGCGAAGTTTCAGGCGATCAATGATTTCGAGGGAATGATCGACCGGTTCGAGCACGTCTGCGCCGATGTTTCCGGCCTGCCCGGCTTCGACACGGCCGTCCCTCGCTCGTCATGAGCGGCCGGTCGATGCTCTTCGCGGGCGCCGTTCCCTGGAACGGCCTCCGACAGCGGCACCAGGCGCTCGCCTCGGGGCTTGCCGGCGACGGCTGGGACGTGACGTATCTCGATCCGCTGCTAAGCGGCGGCTGGGGAGCCAGGCTGCGGGAACTGGGCTGCAGGCTGAGAACGCTTTCGATCCGCGTTCCCTTTCGGGCCGCCGGATTTCCCGGTCTCCAGGCTGTTGCGATGAAACTTGCCATGATTCACCTGGCGGCGAACGGCGTCAGACCGTCCGAAACACGTCTCTGGGTGGGCGAACCCTCGCTTTCGCCATTATCCCGATTTCCTTGGAATTCGATCGTTTACGACCGGTGTGACAGGCACGGTGCGTTTCCGGGCCAGCGACGGCTCCCATGGCTCGTTCACGAGCAGCGGCTGTACCGGCGCGCCGATCTCGTGTTCGCCTCCTCGCCCCTGCTGGCCGACGAAGCCGCCGAAGCCGGGGCGGCTTCGGTTCATCTCGTGCCGAACGCCGTCGACGCGCGCTGGCTTTTTCCGCAGCCGCCGAAACGACCGGCCGGCCCGCCGTTCCGGCTGGTTTCGGCCGGTGCGCATTACGAATGGACGGACCACGCGTGGCTTGCAGCCCTCGCCGAACACCCCGGCGTCGAACTGCACATCGCCGGTCCGGGCCGGGGCCGGGGCTGGAAAGACCTGCTGGCCCGCCCCGGCGTCACCTGGCACGGCGTCCTCGACCATGCGGCGCTCCGCGAACTGCTTGACCGGTGCCACATCGGCCTGATACCGTTCCGGGACGATCCGCTGACGGCCGGGGTCGATCCGGTGAAAGCCTACGAGTATGCGGCGAGAGGGCTTGCCGTCTGGGCCCCGCGCATCGAATCCCTGCGCCGGCATCCCCTGGTCACACGGACACTGACGCCGGTCGAAGCGGCGGACCGGCTCGGAGCAGACGCCTCGCTCGCGCCTCTGACGCTGAGGCCTGCGACCTGGGACGACCGGCTCGCCGTGATTTGCAGATTGTTGAAGGAACGGAAGGGACGATGACCGCCAGGCACCTGCTGCTGATCGGCTTTTTCGGCGAAGGCAACCTCGGAGACGACGCGATTCTCCGGGGAATCGCCTCCGCCATGCCGCCCGGCACCCCGATCGTCGCCACGGCCGGCAACACGCCCTTGCCGGCCTGCGTCGCCGCCATCCGGCGGCGCGGCATCGCATCGTGGCCGTCGTTCATCGGCGCCCTGCGAGGCTCCCGACTTGTCGTCGCCAGCGGAGGCCTGCTCCAGGACTGGTCTTTCGAGGGCGTTTCCTTCTACGCCCTCCGGCTGTGCGCCGCGCGCCTGGCCGGCGTACCCGCGGCCCTGCTCGGCGCCGGCATCGGCCCCCTCCGCGGCAGGGCGGCGCGCAAGCTGGCAACAGCCGCACTTACGGGGATTGATGTCTGCATGCTTCGTGACGCCGAGTCGGTCGGTCTGTTCAACCGGCTGACCGGCCGCCGGGCCGACCTTGGCACAGACTGGTCGTGGGCATTGAATCCTGAAAGTCCGGATTGCACCGAGGCCAGCGGAATTCCTGACAATTCAATAGTTATAAATATACGCCCCTGGCTCACTCCCGACTGGCAGAATGCCGCCCTCCGTTGGTGGCCTCGCGCCGGCAACGCAAACCGGCTTGGAATTTCGGCCCGCGGGGAAGACCGGCGTCTGCTGGAGCATCTGTTCGCCGGCCTTCCCGTGCATGAACCCGCGAATTTTCCGACGCTGCTTTCGACGGCCGCCAGGTTCAGGGAAGGCTGGGCCATGCGATACCACGTCCTGCTCGCGCTGCTTCGGTCCGGCATTCCCGTCCGCGCTCTGCCGTACGATCACAAGGCGAGTCAACTCGCCGCGAACGCGGGCCTTCCGGTTCCCTCGCCGGCCGATCCCGAACCGCCGGAGCCGCGCACCGCCGATCCCGGCTTCATTTCCGCCGAAACCGGGAAAATCGCCGTCATGAGAGACCTCCTGCGACGGACCTGGGAAGACGTCTCATGAAAAGGTTTCTGAGCGCTATTTCGCACCTCTACGGCCGGCTTGCCCGGACCGAGCACCGGTTTTTCAAAGCCGTCCCCTTCCTCGTCGAACGGCCGGCCGCCTGCGTCATCAGCGTCGGCAACCTGTCGGTCGGCGGCACCGGCAAAACGCCGTTCCTGTTCGAACTCCTGTCGGACCCGTCTCTGCCGTCGAACCGGGTCGTCCTCACCCGCGGGTATCGAAGCCCCTGGGAGCGCGGCTTCTACCTCGTGACCGGCGCCGGGCCGCATCCGGAAGATCTGACGGATGAGACGCGCCTCCTCGCCGCCCTGTTTCCCGACGTGCCCGTCCTGGTCGGGAAGAACCGCGCCCATTCCGCGAGACAGGCGGAGCGGTGGTTCGAACCCGACGTCATGCTGCTCGACGACGGTTTTCAATACCGGCGGTTGAGCCGCGACATCGATATCGTTCTGTGGGACGCCCTGATGCCCGCGGAACACGCGCAACCGCTTCCGCTGGGCAGGCTGCGCGAGCCCCCCGAGCGCCTGCGCGACGCCCACCTGATCGTTCTCACCCGGTGCGAACTCGCGGATGATCCGACGAAGCGGCGGTGGTTCGACTGGTTCACCGCCACGGCTCCCCGCGTTCCCATCCTCGAGATGGAGACGAAGCCGGCTGGCTGGATCGACCCCCAGGGCCGGCGTCTCCCGGTCGGCGAGGGGCCGGATCCCGTTCTCGCGTTCGCCGCCATCGCGCAACCGGAAACGTTCGCCGCCCAGTTGAAGCGCGCAGGAAACACCGTTCTCGAGACCCGCGCCTTTCGCGATCACGACGCGTTTTCCGCGGATCGTCTGGCGAGCGTGGCGGAAGCAGCCCGGCGGCTCGGCGCAACGCCGGTCTGCACGGCCAAGGACCGGATCAAGATTTCCGCCCCGCAGGCGGCGGAGCACGGCATCTGGACGCTCGAGATCCGCATGCGTCCCGTCACGGGCGAGCCTCTGGGGGAAGCGCTGAAACGCCTCGGCATCGACCTCTCGCGCTGCAGGCGCACGAGCTGAAGCCTCTTTACCCCTGCAGAACAAAATCCAATTTCACGTTCCCGCTCGTGCTGAGCCTGTCGAAGCGCGAGAGGCTCTCGCCCCCTTCGGGAGACTAAAGACAGGCTTCGACAAGCTCAGGGCGAACGGGGGTGTTCATTCTGCAGGACTCGAGACGCTTCAGGGCCCGGAGGACCCTCCAAGGACTCATGACCGGCCGCCGGCGCCTCCACCGAAAGGCATTCCGCCGGCGGAGCCGGCCGGCCGAAGAAGCGGCGTCGGGCCAGAACGACGATGCTTGCGACGAGAATGCCGGCCAGCCAGCCGGCGGCGACGTCGGCAGGATAATGCACACCAATATATATTCTTGAATATCCAACAACGAACGAAACGAACGCGAATGTCGCGCCGGCGGGCGCCCCGGCTTCGAGCCAGATGACGGCGGCCGCGGCGGCGGTGTTCGCCGCGTGCGACGAGGGGAAGGACCTGCTGCTCTTGCAGGGAACCAGCAGACGGGCGCCCGGTTCCGCGCAGCAGGGGCGTTTGCGGCCGACGGATTTCTTGATGATCCCAGAGGTGACGTAATCGCTTCCTCCGATCCCGAGGGCGAACAGAAGCGCGAGAGCGCGGCGTTTCCCCTGCGCGCCGAAGATCAGCCAGAGCCAGGGAAGGATCAGGAACGGCGCCCAGAGTTTCGCGTCGGTGACGAGCGGCATGGCGACGTCGAGAAAGCCGCATGTCCAGACGCCGTTGAGCAGGTGGAACAGGGCCCGGTCGGCCGCGAGAATCGTCTCCATGGGCCGTCGGCCCTACTCGCCCATGTAGTCTTCGGTCATGACGGTCTCGAGGTTGTCGAACCGCGCGAAATGCGGGAAGAACGCCATTTCGCAGGTGCCGACCGGCCCGTTGCGCTGTTTGGCGATGATGACCTCGGCCTTGTTTTTGCTTTCTTCTTTCTTCTGATTATAATATTGATCGCGATACAAAAAGATGACGACGTCGGCGTCCTGTTCGATGGCGCCGGATTCGCGGAGGTCGGACAGCATCGGCCTCTTGTCGGTGCGCGACTCGACGGCACGTGACAGCTGGGACAGGCAGATGACGGGCACATTCAGCTCGCGGGCGATTCCCTTGAGTCCGCGGGAGATGGCCGAGATTTCCTGCACGCGGTTGTCCTGGCTGCTGCCGCCGCTCTGCAGGCTCATCATCTGCAGGTAGTCGATGACGATGAGGCCGATGTTCTCCTGGGCCTT encodes the following:
- a CDS encoding glycosyltransferase; protein product: MKILQLVNALTWGGAQILVSDLARAARRAGHATVIAAFRDGPLSAPLRREGFDVRILGEELFDIAAAWRLLALCREFRPDVIHSHLSRATFWARVLRNRLTETRLVTTIHGFESGRFHSVEKRMASLSDHILFPSGFLADWYEKSIHKLPPGRASVIYPGVETSTTPRAVRTSPGRPIRIGTLSRLHRVKGVDILLEACAGLCSRYPLRIVIGGDGKERGNLGTLAARLGIDACVEWTGPVSSPKEFLDTLDIFVAPSREEAFGITICEAMDRNLPVVASRVGGIPEIVRDGVDGLLVPPEDRNALARAIERLLQDEPSRLAMGISGNRRVNAEFRRKSCLDTHMILYHNILHHWPGDRAAVHLAVSSCELGGGERLALSLAQALRRRGFRITATCAGDPLAAKLRESGIATSVAPMTAGGLFFGVRLARDLLIHRPDLVSAHLNRAALASGLLRLIGGPSVISHVHGLNREIYYRFSDHLVAVSESVGEHLRSQGIPPERISVIPNRIPGKPMHRTAPPAPPWVVGIPAKLHANKGHRWAFNAIASNIHNLPDLRIEIFGDGPERAALQSFVTSGPLKGITTFHGFEPDMDAWYPKLHLVMLPSLGEGIPLSLIEPMRWGLPCIATNVGGIPEVVEDGANGVLVKPGDEAGLIDGLNRLLSGPAYESFRAAARAKFQAINDFEGMIDRFEHVCADVSGLPGFDTAVPRSS
- a CDS encoding glycosyltransferase, producing MLFAGAVPWNGLRQRHQALASGLAGDGWDVTYLDPLLSGGWGARLRELGCRLRTLSIRVPFRAAGFPGLQAVAMKLAMIHLAANGVRPSETRLWVGEPSLSPLSRFPWNSIVYDRCDRHGAFPGQRRLPWLVHEQRLYRRADLVFASSPLLADEAAEAGAASVHLVPNAVDARWLFPQPPKRPAGPPFRLVSAGAHYEWTDHAWLAALAEHPGVELHIAGPGRGRGWKDLLARPGVTWHGVLDHAALRELLDRCHIGLIPFRDDPLTAGVDPVKAYEYAARGLAVWAPRIESLRRHPLVTRTLTPVEAADRLGADASLAPLTLRPATWDDRLAVICRLLKERKGR
- a CDS encoding polysaccharide pyruvyl transferase family protein; translated protein: MTARHLLLIGFFGEGNLGDDAILRGIASAMPPGTPIVATAGNTPLPACVAAIRRRGIASWPSFIGALRGSRLVVASGGLLQDWSFEGVSFYALRLCAARLAGVPAALLGAGIGPLRGRAARKLATAALTGIDVCMLRDAESVGLFNRLTGRRADLGTDWSWALNPESPDCTEASGIPDNSIVINIRPWLTPDWQNAALRWWPRAGNANRLGISARGEDRRLLEHLFAGLPVHEPANFPTLLSTAARFREGWAMRYHVLLALLRSGIPVRALPYDHKASQLAANAGLPVPSPADPEPPEPRTADPGFISAETGKIAVMRDLLRRTWEDVS
- the lpxK gene encoding tetraacyldisaccharide 4'-kinase, whose amino-acid sequence is MKRFLSAISHLYGRLARTEHRFFKAVPFLVERPAACVISVGNLSVGGTGKTPFLFELLSDPSLPSNRVVLTRGYRSPWERGFYLVTGAGPHPEDLTDETRLLAALFPDVPVLVGKNRAHSARQAERWFEPDVMLLDDGFQYRRLSRDIDIVLWDALMPAEHAQPLPLGRLREPPERLRDAHLIVLTRCELADDPTKRRWFDWFTATAPRVPILEMETKPAGWIDPQGRRLPVGEGPDPVLAFAAIAQPETFAAQLKRAGNTVLETRAFRDHDAFSADRLASVAEAARRLGATPVCTAKDRIKISAPQAAEHGIWTLEIRMRPVTGEPLGEALKRLGIDLSRCRRTS
- a CDS encoding phosphatase PAP2 family protein codes for the protein METILAADRALFHLLNGVWTCGFLDVAMPLVTDAKLWAPFLILPWLWLIFGAQGKRRALALLFALGIGGSDYVTSGIIKKSVGRKRPCCAEPGARLLVPCKSSRSFPSSHAANTAAAAAVIWLEAGAPAGATFAFVSFVVGYSRIYIGVHYPADVAAGWLAGILVASIVVLARRRFFGRPAPPAECLSVEAPAAGHESLEGPPGPEASRVLQNEHPRSP